In a single window of the Heliangelus exortis chromosome 1, bHelExo1.hap1, whole genome shotgun sequence genome:
- the LOC139801700 gene encoding uncharacterized protein, protein MRDFPWAAGGTSLENAGAAGGKHPVQNQRGAKRKKASRQPTLREAGGRKCFDAASGGTLPRGT, encoded by the coding sequence ATGCGAGACTTCCCTTGGGCAGCAGGAGGCACAAGTCTAGAGaatgctggagctgcaggagggaagcaCCCAGTGCAAAACCAGAGaggagcaaagagaaaaaaggcaagcaGACAGCCAACATTGAGAGAAGCGGGTGGCAGGAAGTGCTTCGACGCTGCCTCTGGCGGCACGCTCCCCAGAGGAACTTGA